One window of the Nocardia huaxiensis genome contains the following:
- a CDS encoding 5-oxoprolinase/urea amidolyase family protein: MTAVLPEPVLADEEPATPGTLTVLRPGMQTTVQDWPGRVGYWHVGVPPSGPMDDLSFRLGNRALGNTEGTAGLECTLGGPALRFDADTWVCVTGAPVPVTVNGKPVRQWRSVLVPAGGVLDVGAVRGPGMRSYILLAGGIDVHEYLGSRATFTLGKFGGATGRALAADDVIALGAPIGRVTAGVTGDDQPVLTRRWELAVTEGPHGAPEFFTRKDFETIVGTDYEVHFNSDRTGVRLIGPKPQWARADGGEAGMHPSNIHDNAYSIGALDFTGDTPILLGPDGPSLGGFVCPVTVVAAERWKLGQLTPGDTVRFVPVRAERAASLRELGAERRASWPVVLSSGGDGDDGVLARRDGSETAVTYRRQGNDGVLIEYGDMTLDLELRARVHALHQALLERAEPGVTELTPGVRSLQVRTDPDRLPTRKLLDLLGEVEAELPSADELVVPSRTVRLPLSWDDPSTREAITRYMHGVRADAPWCPWNIEFIRRANGLATVDEVFDIVFAAEYLVLGLGDVYLGAPVATPTDPRHRLVTTKYNPARTWTPENAVGIGGAYLCIYGMEGPGGYQFVGRTTQVWDHRSSGIGEDPWLLRYFDRISWYPVSAEELLDLRADIAAGRGELRAEDGEFRLADYRRFLAENASSIADFQAHQSEAFTAERNSWRETGELADAHQPPVRQR, translated from the coding sequence ATGACGGCAGTACTGCCCGAACCCGTGCTCGCCGACGAGGAGCCGGCCACGCCCGGCACGCTCACGGTGCTGCGGCCGGGAATGCAGACCACCGTGCAGGATTGGCCGGGCCGGGTGGGCTACTGGCATGTGGGCGTGCCGCCCTCGGGGCCGATGGACGACCTGTCCTTCCGGCTGGGCAATCGCGCGCTCGGCAATACCGAAGGCACGGCCGGGCTCGAATGCACGCTCGGCGGACCGGCGCTGCGCTTCGATGCCGACACCTGGGTGTGCGTGACGGGCGCTCCGGTGCCCGTCACCGTGAACGGAAAACCGGTGCGGCAGTGGCGCAGTGTGCTCGTTCCGGCGGGTGGCGTGCTGGATGTGGGCGCGGTGCGCGGGCCGGGGATGCGGTCCTACATCCTGCTCGCCGGCGGCATCGACGTCCACGAATACCTCGGCAGCCGAGCGACTTTCACGCTCGGCAAGTTCGGCGGGGCGACCGGTCGTGCCTTGGCCGCCGACGATGTGATCGCGCTCGGCGCGCCGATCGGCCGGGTGACCGCCGGGGTGACCGGTGACGATCAGCCGGTGCTGACGCGGCGGTGGGAGCTGGCCGTCACCGAAGGGCCGCACGGTGCACCGGAGTTCTTCACCCGCAAGGACTTCGAGACCATTGTCGGCACCGACTACGAGGTGCACTTCAACTCCGATCGGACCGGTGTGCGGCTGATCGGTCCGAAGCCGCAGTGGGCGCGGGCCGACGGCGGCGAGGCCGGGATGCATCCGTCGAACATTCACGACAATGCGTATTCCATTGGGGCGCTGGACTTCACCGGCGACACGCCGATCCTGCTCGGCCCGGACGGCCCGAGCCTGGGCGGCTTCGTCTGCCCGGTGACGGTGGTGGCCGCCGAACGCTGGAAGCTGGGACAGCTCACGCCCGGGGACACGGTGCGATTCGTGCCGGTACGGGCCGAGCGGGCCGCGTCGCTGCGCGAGCTCGGGGCCGAACGCCGCGCGTCGTGGCCCGTCGTGCTGTCCAGCGGCGGGGACGGCGATGACGGCGTGCTGGCGCGCCGGGACGGGTCGGAGACCGCGGTCACCTACCGCCGCCAGGGCAATGACGGCGTGCTCATCGAATACGGCGATATGACACTGGATCTGGAGCTGCGGGCCCGCGTGCACGCCCTGCACCAGGCGCTGCTGGAGCGGGCCGAACCCGGCGTCACCGAGCTCACGCCGGGGGTGCGCTCGCTCCAGGTGCGCACCGACCCGGATCGGCTGCCCACCCGCAAGTTGCTCGACCTGCTGGGTGAGGTGGAGGCCGAATTGCCCTCCGCCGATGAGCTGGTCGTGCCCAGCCGCACCGTGCGGCTGCCGCTGTCCTGGGACGATCCGTCGACGCGGGAGGCCATCACGCGGTACATGCACGGGGTGCGCGCGGACGCCCCGTGGTGCCCGTGGAATATCGAATTCATCCGGCGCGCAAACGGTTTGGCGACCGTGGACGAAGTGTTCGATATCGTCTTCGCGGCCGAGTATCTGGTGCTCGGCCTGGGTGACGTGTACCTGGGCGCACCCGTGGCCACCCCCACCGATCCCCGGCATCGTCTGGTGACCACCAAGTACAACCCGGCCCGCACCTGGACGCCGGAGAACGCGGTCGGCATCGGCGGCGCGTACCTGTGCATCTACGGGATGGAGGGGCCGGGCGGCTATCAGTTCGTCGGGCGCACCACCCAGGTGTGGGATCACCGCTCCTCCGGCATCGGCGAAGATCCTTGGCTGCTGCGGTATTTCGACCGCATCAGCTGGTATCCGGTGAGCGCCGAGGAGCTGCTCGACCTGCGGGCCGATATCGCCGCCGGGCGCGGCGAGCTGCGGGCCGAGGACGGGGAGTTCCGGCTCGCGGACTACCGCCGATTCCTCGCCGAGAATGCTTCGTCCATCGCCGATTTCCAGGCGCACCAGTCCGAAGCGTTTACCGCCGAACGCAATTCGTGGCGTGAGACCGGCGAACTCGCCGACGCGCACCAGCCTCCAGTCCGACAACGTTAG
- a CDS encoding urea amidolyase associated protein UAAP2, which produces MIAASRTVVLDETVPARGPWSAVVRAGEQLEIIDLHGNQAVDCLLYSAADHTDRYSAQATVTAQRNIFLTTGSVLRTEIGTALMTVVDDQVGNHDTVAGACSQESNTLRYGHHTRHQHACVENFLAEGLKWGLGKRDLVSNINWFMNVPVEADGTLGIVDGLSAPGKSLTLRAEIDTLVLVSNCPQINNPCNGFDPTPVRMVVTR; this is translated from the coding sequence ATGATCGCCGCATCCCGCACCGTCGTCCTGGACGAGACCGTTCCCGCGCGCGGCCCGTGGTCGGCCGTGGTGCGCGCCGGGGAGCAGCTCGAGATCATCGACCTGCACGGCAATCAGGCCGTGGACTGCCTGCTCTACTCGGCCGCCGACCACACCGACCGCTACAGCGCGCAGGCCACCGTCACCGCGCAGCGCAATATCTTCCTGACCACCGGCAGCGTGCTGCGCACCGAGATCGGCACCGCGCTCATGACGGTGGTGGACGATCAGGTCGGCAATCACGACACCGTCGCGGGCGCGTGCTCGCAGGAGTCCAATACCCTGCGCTACGGCCACCACACCCGGCATCAGCACGCCTGCGTGGAGAACTTCCTCGCCGAGGGCCTGAAATGGGGCCTGGGCAAACGGGATCTGGTGTCGAATATCAACTGGTTCATGAATGTTCCGGTGGAGGCCGACGGCACGCTGGGCATTGTGGACGGGCTGTCCGCGCCGGGGAAATCTCTGACGCTGCGCGCCGAGATCGACACGCTCGTGCTGGTGTCGAACTGCCCGCAGATCAACAACCCCTGCAATGGATTCGATCCGACGCCGGTGCGCATGGTGGTGACGCGATGA
- a CDS encoding DUF1989 domain-containing protein — MTSTSDTSGARAHARSQAAAATIDGPSLPEGIDPATVTFAQRIPSGGYANVVLGRGTRIRFSDPAGAACAHLFLLRAESPWERLNVADTVKVPWQAYLGVGHPLLSDQGRVLATVVADSSGRHDTLCGPTPAARDRLLLAGVKQGLEPRDLGPTVSLFRGVRVESDGALTPTGAAGAGAAVDLLIQLPVTLLVANAEHPLDLAPTTDLDVVAWSAPEDLSVPHNTDPEYLRAVQNTERDWTARTLESIA; from the coding sequence ATGACGAGCACCTCGGACACTTCCGGCGCACGGGCGCACGCCCGCTCGCAGGCGGCGGCCGCGACCATCGACGGCCCGTCGCTGCCGGAGGGCATCGATCCCGCGACAGTGACTTTCGCCCAGCGGATTCCCTCCGGCGGCTATGCGAATGTCGTGCTCGGCCGGGGCACCCGGATCCGGTTCTCGGATCCGGCGGGTGCGGCCTGCGCCCACCTGTTCCTGCTGCGCGCCGAATCACCGTGGGAGCGGCTGAATGTCGCCGACACGGTGAAGGTGCCGTGGCAGGCGTATCTGGGCGTCGGCCACCCGCTGCTCTCCGATCAGGGGCGGGTGCTGGCCACCGTCGTGGCCGATTCCTCCGGCAGGCACGACACGCTGTGCGGCCCCACCCCTGCCGCCCGCGATCGCCTCCTGCTGGCGGGCGTCAAACAAGGTCTGGAGCCGCGTGATCTCGGCCCGACCGTCTCGCTGTTCCGGGGTGTGCGGGTGGAATCCGACGGCGCGCTCACCCCGACCGGCGCCGCCGGGGCGGGCGCGGCCGTCGATCTGCTCATCCAGCTCCCGGTGACCCTGCTGGTCGCCAATGCCGAGCATCCGCTGGATCTCGCGCCCACCACCGACCTGGATGTGGTGGCCTGGTCCGCCCCCGAGGACCTGTCCGTCCCGCACAACACCGACCCGGAATACCTGCGCGCGGTGCAGAACACCGAACGCGACTGGACCGCACGCACTCTGGAGAGCATCGCATGA
- a CDS encoding amino acid permease, whose product MVATDTSAEGADLASFGYQPVLHRKLGRFASFAAGFSFVSILTTIFQFFGLGYSFGGASFFWTWPLVFAGQLLVALNFAELAARYPISGAIYQWARRLGGELVGWFAGWMMIIAQIVTAAAAAIALQVVLPSIWDGFQLVGTDTALTSHDGAMNAVLLGSILLAFTTTINVIGIDLMSRINSIGVTIEIVGVAAVIALFFTSAERGPGVVLQTDQAAPGPYWAAFLVSGLMAAYVMVGFNSAGELSEETVNPRQVAPRTILSALTVSALGGGLILLGALMAAPSLSDGALASEGLGYVITAKLGTPAGKVVLACVACAITVCTLAIQTAGSRLMFSMARDGKLPFARQLATVHPRYRTPVLPAVVIGVLGIGLLVLNLGNAAIFATLASVCIVTIYLAYAMVTTPLLVRRIKGTTGFQVSDTDGTPLFSLGRWGLAVNIGAVLWGLGMAVNLAWPRPEIYTPQGGGWWMLWAAPLFVLVTLLAGVLVHRVVTARAMPGTEPLPQPA is encoded by the coding sequence ATGGTTGCCACCGATACCAGCGCCGAGGGCGCGGACCTCGCCAGCTTCGGGTATCAGCCCGTCCTGCACCGCAAACTCGGCCGCTTCGCCTCCTTCGCCGCCGGTTTCTCCTTCGTCTCCATCCTCACCACGATCTTCCAATTCTTCGGTCTCGGTTACTCTTTCGGCGGCGCCTCCTTCTTCTGGACCTGGCCGCTGGTCTTCGCCGGACAGCTGCTCGTTGCCCTGAACTTCGCCGAACTTGCTGCGCGGTACCCGATTTCGGGCGCCATCTACCAGTGGGCGCGCCGCCTGGGCGGTGAACTGGTGGGCTGGTTCGCGGGCTGGATGATGATCATCGCCCAGATCGTGACCGCCGCCGCGGCGGCCATCGCACTGCAGGTGGTGCTGCCCTCGATCTGGGACGGCTTCCAGCTCGTCGGCACCGACACCGCGCTGACCTCGCACGACGGGGCCATGAACGCGGTGCTGCTGGGCAGCATTCTGCTGGCCTTCACCACCACCATCAATGTCATCGGCATCGACCTCATGTCGCGGATCAACTCCATCGGCGTGACCATCGAGATCGTCGGCGTGGCCGCGGTGATCGCGCTGTTCTTCACGAGCGCCGAGCGTGGACCGGGCGTGGTGCTGCAGACCGATCAGGCCGCGCCCGGACCGTACTGGGCCGCCTTCCTGGTCTCGGGCCTGATGGCCGCCTATGTGATGGTCGGATTCAATTCCGCCGGTGAGCTTTCCGAGGAAACCGTGAATCCCCGGCAGGTCGCGCCGCGCACGATTCTGAGCGCCCTGACGGTCTCGGCGCTGGGTGGCGGGCTCATTCTGCTCGGTGCGCTCATGGCCGCGCCCAGCCTGTCCGACGGCGCGCTCGCCTCGGAGGGCCTGGGCTACGTGATCACCGCCAAACTCGGCACCCCGGCGGGCAAGGTGGTGCTGGCCTGCGTGGCCTGCGCGATCACGGTGTGCACCTTGGCGATTCAGACGGCGGGATCGCGGCTCATGTTCTCCATGGCCCGCGACGGCAAGCTGCCGTTCGCCCGGCAGCTGGCGACGGTGCATCCGCGCTACAGGACACCGGTGCTGCCGGCCGTGGTGATCGGGGTGCTGGGCATCGGGCTGCTGGTGCTGAACCTCGGCAATGCGGCGATCTTCGCGACGCTGGCCAGCGTCTGCATCGTCACCATCTATCTGGCCTACGCCATGGTGACCACGCCGCTGCTGGTGCGAAGGATCAAGGGCACCACCGGTTTCCAGGTATCCGATACCGACGGCACCCCGCTGTTCAGCCTGGGCCGCTGGGGTCTGGCGGTCAATATCGGAGCGGTGCTGTGGGGTCTCGGCATGGCCGTCAATCTGGCCTGGCCCCGGCCGGAGATCTACACCCCGCAGGGCGGCGGCTGGTGGATGCTCTGGGCCGCACCACTTTTCGTGCTCGTGACGCTGCTCGCGGGCGTTCTGGTCCACCGCGTCGTGACAGCCCGCGCGATGCCCGGCACCGAACCCCTCCCCCAACCCGCCTGA
- a CDS encoding TetR/AcrR family transcriptional regulator has product MTQIGPGRPRLEARRRAGQTPRAEILDAAAELFTTKGYGSTSTRGIADAVGIRQASLYHHFASKDDLLDALLEETITGALELADRLAADPAPAAVRLYALAWFDVSQLCASRWNLGALYLLPELRSERFAVFRERRDELRRHYEQLAAAVAVEAGGGVPGVELLPFRLVESVINIRSDEGDSPEYAEHLIPEAILRLLGRQGDMAETRSAALELAGRD; this is encoded by the coding sequence GTGACGCAAATCGGACCGGGACGGCCCAGGCTGGAAGCCCGGCGCAGAGCCGGGCAGACGCCGCGCGCCGAAATCCTCGACGCGGCGGCCGAACTGTTCACCACCAAGGGGTACGGCAGCACCTCCACCCGGGGCATCGCCGACGCGGTCGGCATCCGGCAGGCGTCGCTGTACCACCACTTCGCGTCCAAGGACGACCTGCTCGACGCTCTGCTCGAGGAAACCATCACGGGCGCACTGGAACTCGCCGATCGCCTTGCCGCGGATCCCGCACCCGCCGCCGTGCGCCTGTATGCGCTGGCCTGGTTCGATGTGAGCCAGCTGTGTGCGTCCCGATGGAACCTGGGTGCGCTGTACCTACTCCCGGAACTGCGCAGCGAACGCTTCGCCGTCTTCCGGGAACGCCGCGACGAGCTGCGCCGGCACTACGAGCAGCTGGCCGCCGCCGTCGCAGTGGAAGCCGGCGGCGGCGTCCCCGGTGTGGAGCTGCTCCCGTTCCGGCTCGTCGAATCCGTCATCAATATCCGCTCGGACGAAGGTGATTCACCCGAGTACGCCGAGCACCTCATCCCCGAAGCCATCCTGCGCCTGCTCGGCCGACAGGGTGACATGGCGGAAACGCGCTCGGCCGCACTCGAATTGGCGGGACGGGACTAA
- a CDS encoding TerD family protein, producing the protein MMKGSNVPVAASAVRVELGWQSGPVDADASALLLAGGRVRSDSDFVFYNQPAHASGAVRHEGKRPGAQVVDALSVHLSQVEPQIETIVIAASADGGTFAQLQGLHVRLVDAASGAELARFDSTDASSETAFVLGELYRRQGAWKFRAVGQGYASGLAGLATDFGISVDDAPAPQQHSQPTPPPPPPNYAQLQGATPPPPTFGQQQGAMPPPPPNFGQQQPAYGQPQGFNPPPPPPGQYGQPGQQPYPDPAFAAGGYPPPPTQPFGAGQGGFPPPPAQFGQPNPIPPQPNMPPSGGKISLTKESPAVSLTKQGANGGIMRVNLNWMVPGASSGLFGRKRGGNGGLDLDLCCFWELTDGSKGCISPLDAMGNLHRAPFIELDQDDRSGASASGENLSINLDHTQQFRRILVFASLYEGAEDFRNVHATATLYPRNSPPIEMEVSGCVDDSREMVLALIENINGELVVRREGVFVRPPQGHRFWGKLAVDQTYRWELKWGTSKGKA; encoded by the coding sequence ATGATGAAGGGCTCCAACGTACCGGTGGCGGCGTCCGCGGTCCGTGTCGAACTGGGCTGGCAGTCCGGACCGGTGGATGCCGATGCGTCGGCGCTGCTGCTGGCCGGCGGACGGGTGCGCTCGGACAGCGATTTCGTCTTCTACAACCAGCCCGCGCATGCCTCGGGCGCCGTGCGGCACGAGGGCAAGCGGCCGGGCGCGCAGGTCGTCGACGCCCTGTCGGTGCACCTGTCGCAGGTGGAACCGCAGATCGAGACCATCGTCATCGCCGCCTCCGCCGATGGCGGCACCTTCGCCCAATTGCAGGGCCTGCACGTGCGTTTGGTGGATGCGGCCAGCGGCGCGGAACTCGCGCGCTTCGACAGCACCGACGCCTCCTCGGAGACCGCCTTCGTCCTCGGCGAGCTCTACCGCCGCCAGGGCGCCTGGAAGTTCCGCGCCGTCGGCCAGGGCTACGCCTCCGGATTGGCCGGTCTGGCAACAGATTTCGGCATCTCCGTCGACGATGCCCCCGCCCCGCAACAGCACTCCCAGCCGACTCCTCCCCCACCGCCGCCGAATTACGCTCAGCTGCAGGGCGCTACCCCACCGCCGCCGACCTTCGGCCAGCAGCAGGGCGCTATGCCCCCGCCACCGCCGAATTTCGGTCAGCAGCAACCGGCGTACGGGCAGCCGCAGGGGTTCAACCCGCCTCCGCCTCCTCCGGGCCAGTACGGACAGCCGGGCCAGCAGCCCTATCCGGACCCGGCATTCGCGGCAGGCGGTTATCCGCCGCCGCCCACGCAACCTTTCGGAGCCGGGCAGGGCGGCTTTCCCCCGCCGCCCGCCCAGTTCGGGCAGCCGAATCCGATTCCGCCGCAGCCGAATATGCCGCCGTCCGGGGGCAAGATCTCGCTGACCAAGGAATCGCCCGCGGTGTCGCTGACCAAGCAGGGTGCGAACGGCGGCATCATGCGGGTGAACCTGAACTGGATGGTGCCGGGTGCGTCCAGTGGCCTGTTCGGTCGCAAGCGTGGCGGGAACGGCGGGCTGGATCTGGATCTGTGCTGCTTCTGGGAGCTGACCGATGGTTCGAAGGGCTGCATCAGCCCGCTCGATGCCATGGGCAACCTGCATCGTGCGCCGTTCATCGAGCTCGATCAGGACGACCGGTCGGGTGCGAGCGCCTCGGGCGAGAACCTGTCCATCAACCTCGATCACACGCAGCAGTTCCGCCGCATCCTGGTGTTCGCCTCGCTGTACGAGGGCGCGGAGGACTTCCGGAACGTGCACGCCACCGCCACGCTCTACCCGCGCAATTCGCCGCCCATCGAGATGGAGGTGAGCGGCTGCGTCGACGATTCCCGCGAAATGGTGCTGGCCCTCATCGAGAACATCAACGGCGAGTTGGTGGTTCGCCGTGAAGGCGTCTTCGTCCGCCCACCCCAGGGGCACCGCTTCTGGGGCAAGCTGGCCGTGGACCAGACCTACCGCTGGGAGCTCAAGTGGGGCACCTCGAAGGGCAAGGCTTAG
- a CDS encoding thiamine pyrophosphate-dependent enzyme gives MGKNVADGMWEMLVSAGVQRCYGIVGDALNPVIDALRRNGSIDFVHVRHEEYGVFAAVADALLTGRPVAVCGTAGPGTAHLINGLMDARKERAPVIAIAGDTETGVMDSQTLEELNPYKFFDVAARYIGRIVNPAQLHHVVGNAVTVALAERGPTVISVPGDIAVLDAPKVPLRVPLPATKPGPANAADLSAMAQLINSANKVAIFGGDGCADAGAQVRTLARKLQAPVGYSLKGKQWLEYDNPNAVGMTGLLGYGGCWDAINKCDVLLMLGTDFPFTQFLPHGKVKVVQVDRDPGHLGRRIPLELAVLGDVEATVDALLPLVEVKSDSRFLDKCVKLTERSRKRLNHYVDAGPKTKPIRPEYLASILNEEADDDALFFADTGTAVIWASHHLDLGPNRRLMGSFSWASMANAAPNAFGAAMAFKGRQTIALCGDGGFTMLGLGDLLTQVQRKTPVVQVVLNNASLDFVHLEQQEAGFVPYGTDFRNPDFSKVAEAMGATGIRVEDPGDLRSAVRAALQHRDGPVVLDVLVDSYALALPAHVPAETATGFTLSQAKMILDGDAAEVAKNVTHNLKLL, from the coding sequence ATGGGCAAGAACGTTGCCGACGGCATGTGGGAAATGCTGGTCTCGGCGGGCGTGCAGCGGTGCTACGGCATCGTTGGCGACGCCCTCAACCCGGTCATCGACGCGCTGCGACGCAATGGGTCCATCGATTTCGTGCACGTGCGGCACGAGGAGTACGGCGTGTTCGCGGCGGTCGCCGACGCCCTGCTCACCGGGCGGCCGGTGGCGGTCTGCGGCACGGCCGGTCCGGGCACCGCGCACCTCATCAACGGTTTGATGGATGCCCGCAAAGAGCGCGCGCCCGTCATCGCCATCGCCGGTGACACCGAGACCGGGGTGATGGACAGCCAGACCCTGGAGGAATTGAACCCGTACAAGTTCTTCGACGTCGCCGCACGCTATATCGGCCGCATCGTGAATCCGGCGCAGCTGCATCATGTGGTCGGCAATGCGGTGACCGTCGCGCTGGCCGAACGCGGGCCGACGGTGATCTCGGTGCCCGGCGATATCGCCGTCCTCGACGCTCCGAAAGTGCCACTGCGCGTACCACTTCCGGCCACCAAACCGGGACCGGCCAATGCCGCGGACCTGTCCGCCATGGCGCAGTTGATCAATTCCGCGAACAAGGTCGCCATCTTCGGCGGCGACGGCTGCGCGGACGCGGGTGCGCAGGTCCGCACGCTGGCCCGGAAACTGCAAGCGCCCGTGGGCTACTCACTCAAGGGCAAGCAGTGGCTGGAGTACGACAACCCGAACGCGGTCGGCATGACCGGCCTGCTCGGCTACGGCGGCTGCTGGGACGCCATCAACAAGTGCGATGTGCTGCTCATGCTCGGCACCGACTTCCCGTTCACCCAGTTCCTGCCGCACGGCAAGGTGAAAGTGGTGCAGGTGGACCGCGATCCGGGGCATCTGGGCCGCCGGATTCCGCTGGAGCTGGCGGTCCTCGGCGATGTGGAGGCCACGGTGGACGCGCTGCTGCCGCTGGTGGAAGTCAAGAGCGACAGCCGTTTTCTGGACAAGTGCGTCAAGCTCACCGAGCGTTCGCGCAAGCGGCTCAACCACTACGTGGACGCGGGCCCGAAGACGAAACCGATCCGGCCGGAGTACCTGGCGTCGATCCTGAACGAAGAAGCCGACGACGACGCGCTCTTCTTCGCCGACACCGGCACCGCCGTCATCTGGGCCTCGCACCACCTCGACCTGGGCCCGAACCGCCGGCTCATGGGTTCGTTCAGCTGGGCCTCCATGGCCAATGCCGCACCCAATGCCTTCGGCGCGGCCATGGCCTTCAAGGGCCGTCAGACCATCGCGCTGTGCGGGGACGGCGGTTTCACCATGCTCGGCCTCGGCGATCTGCTCACCCAGGTGCAGCGCAAGACACCGGTCGTGCAGGTCGTATTGAACAATGCCAGTTTGGATTTCGTGCATCTGGAACAGCAGGAGGCGGGATTCGTCCCGTACGGCACCGACTTCCGCAATCCGGACTTCAGCAAGGTCGCGGAAGCCATGGGCGCCACCGGCATTCGCGTGGAGGATCCGGGCGACCTGCGCTCGGCCGTGCGGGCGGCACTACAGCACAGGGACGGCCCGGTCGTGCTGGACGTGCTGGTCGACTCCTACGCCCTGGCCCTGCCCGCGCACGTGCCCGCGGAAACCGCCACCGGATTCACCCTCAGCCAGGCCAAGATGATCCTCGACGGCGATGCCGCCGAAGTCGCCAAGAACGTCACCCACAACCTGAAACTGCTGTAA
- a CDS encoding DHA2 family efflux MFS transporter permease subunit produces MTEAELEAAVPMGRKKWFALGVLALGLSMVVLDGTIVSVSLPVIIGDLDLNFTQAQWITSIYAVVLAALLITSGRLGDRLGRRNMFALGVLVFLAGSVLAAMATSIWPLILGRVVQGIGAAGVMPGTLATMNAIFRGRDRIIAFAVWGSVISGVAAIGPLLGGWITTYYTWPWIFLVNIPLGVLVLIGLILFVPETRMGKAAPGLDVDGFLLSAAGFALLVFALIEGQTYGWWKPLHEFPLAGWTWPVTAPISPIPVLLALGVLCLVLFIRWEQHRNLIGRSALLDPALFKIKSFRWGNITAFAVALGEFGLLFVLPLFMVNVLGLSTLGAGYVLAAMAVGAFLAAGIAEGLVHKFGPVRVVQIGLAIEAVAIALAALVVTPDISGWWLAILLFGYGVGLGMASAQLTGAVLADVPTVASGQGSATQSTVRQVGSAFGTAVIGALLSVSLGHDLTKQLDTVPNLSAETVDTLATATRESAGGAIAGVRDHDHAGPILDALCRGFTDATRTTLLAAALFLLLGLAAATRIPNSPRATGDAVSR; encoded by the coding sequence ATGACGGAAGCGGAGCTGGAAGCGGCAGTGCCCATGGGCCGTAAGAAATGGTTCGCCCTGGGTGTGCTCGCGCTCGGACTGTCCATGGTGGTGCTCGACGGCACCATCGTCTCGGTCTCGCTCCCCGTCATCATCGGCGACCTCGACCTGAATTTCACTCAGGCGCAGTGGATCACCAGCATCTACGCGGTGGTGCTGGCCGCCCTGCTCATCACCAGCGGACGGCTCGGCGACCGGCTCGGCCGGCGCAATATGTTCGCCCTCGGCGTGCTCGTCTTCCTGGCGGGCAGCGTGCTCGCGGCCATGGCGACCTCGATCTGGCCGCTGATCCTGGGCCGCGTGGTGCAGGGCATCGGCGCGGCCGGGGTCATGCCCGGCACGCTGGCCACCATGAACGCCATCTTCCGCGGACGCGATCGCATCATCGCCTTCGCGGTCTGGGGATCGGTCATCTCCGGCGTCGCCGCCATCGGCCCGCTGCTCGGCGGTTGGATCACCACCTACTACACCTGGCCCTGGATCTTCCTGGTGAATATCCCGCTGGGTGTGCTGGTCCTGATCGGCCTCATCCTGTTCGTCCCCGAAACCCGTATGGGCAAGGCCGCCCCCGGCCTCGATGTGGACGGATTCCTGCTCAGCGCAGCCGGTTTCGCCCTGCTGGTCTTCGCCTTGATCGAAGGCCAGACCTACGGCTGGTGGAAGCCGCTGCACGAATTCCCCCTGGCGGGGTGGACCTGGCCCGTCACCGCGCCGATTTCCCCGATCCCGGTCCTGCTGGCCCTGGGGGTGCTGTGCCTGGTCCTCTTCATCCGCTGGGAGCAGCACCGCAATCTGATCGGCCGCTCCGCCCTGCTGGACCCCGCCCTGTTCAAGATCAAGAGCTTCCGGTGGGGCAATATCACCGCCTTCGCCGTGGCCCTGGGCGAATTCGGCCTCCTGTTCGTGCTGCCCCTGTTCATGGTGAATGTGCTCGGTCTCTCGACGCTCGGCGCGGGGTATGTCCTCGCCGCCATGGCCGTCGGCGCGTTCCTGGCCGCGGGTATAGCCGAAGGGCTGGTCCACAAGTTCGGCCCGGTCCGCGTGGTCCAGATCGGCCTGGCCATCGAAGCCGTGGCCATCGCCCTGGCCGCCCTCGTCGTCACCCCCGACATCTCCGGTTGGTGGCTGGCGATCCTGCTCTTCGGCTACGGCGTCGGCCTGGGCATGGCCTCGGCCCAGCTCACCGGCGCCGTCCTGGCCGACGTGCCGACGGTCGCGTCCGGCCAAGGCTCCGCCACCCAGAGCACGGTCCGCCAGGTGGGTTCCGCTTTCGGCACCGCGGTCATCGGCGCGCTGCTGTCGGTCTCGCTCGGCCACGACCTCACCAAGCAGCTGGATACGGTCCCCAACCTCTCGGCCGAAACCGTCGACACCCTCGCCACCGCCACCCGCGAATCCGCCGGTGGCGCCATCGCGGGCGTTCGCGACCACGACCACGCCGGTCCCATCCTCGACGCCCTCTGCCGCGGCTTCACCGACGCCACCCGCACCACGCTGCTCGCGGCCGCGCTGTTCCTGCTGCTCGGCCTGGCCGCCGCCACTCGAATCCCCAACAGCCCCAGGGCAACCGGCGACGCCGTCAGTCGATGA